The genomic window CATGATTCTTTAGTTATAAATACCCACTCAAACTATTTTGTATGGAACAGCCAGCAATATTATTCATTTTGTACAAGCTTACTTTGATTGTACTTTTTACAAAGCAATGGAAGTTCTTTCAGCAGAAACTTTTGCTACTAAAAATGTTGAAAACCAAAAAAAGAAAGATTTTATTTATACTATTAATACTGTCGAAGATACTTCCAGAATAGAACGGTACTTAGCTAAACGAGGTATTAGTACTTACTTAACTGGTTTATTTATTGGTTTAGGGTTAATTAGTCAAGATGATAAAGGTAATGTTGTCTTTAACTGGTTAAAAGATCAGGAGCTAGTAGGTTACACGTTAAACGGAGTTTATAAATATAAGGATCAAAAAACAGGTAAACGTAAGTATTATAAAAAAATTGGTGCTAATTCAGAATTAAATTATGGATTTGTCTTTACTTTTGGCACTAAAAATAAAGCTGAAAATTTATATATTTTTGAAAGTGAAATAGACTTACGATTTTTTAATGACTAGTCTTTTTCTTCGATAAAATCTAACAATAGGCTATTAAATTCTTTAGGGTGGGTTTCCATTGAACAATGAGCTGCGCCTTCAATGACGTTTACTTTAGTCCTTGGAATAAGCTCTTTAAGTTTTTTATATTGTTCTTCAGGAACCCATGTGTCGTTCTCTCCGGTAAGAAAGAGAATAGGGATTTTATTTTTTTCAAGTTTTTCAAGAGGCTTGCTTTTAGTTGTTTTAAGAAAATTTGGAATAAAACTAGGCGTTTCACTTAATTTTAACGCATTAAGGTAGCCCTCAACTTCTTTTTTAGAGGGATTTCTACCATAAGCTGAAGAAAGAAAAGATTCTATTCTCGTATTCGTCAGTATAACATTACTATAGACAACATCTATTGCTCTTCTAATTGGAGCATAATAAATTAAATTTGGAATAGCTGAAGGGTTGTTATCAAATAATGCACCTGAAACTAAAACGAGCTTTTCGGTGTCTTCTGATCGATTCATCGCCATAGCTGAAACGGTCCCACCACCCATGGAATGTCCTACAAGTGTCCAATCTAATTTTCCGGTATCTTCGGCTAAAGATAAATCAATAGTGTCTAATAGACTCCATAAAAGCTCGCTTCTCGCTTCTTGGCTGTGGTCTGTACCTAAACTTTTGTCACTGTATCCGAAACCAGGTAAATCTACCGTAAGTACGAGATAACCTTCATCTTGTAACTGCTGAACGTTATTTCGCCACGAGAAAGTTGATCCTCCAAGACCATGAACCATTATTATTTTCCCTTTTGCTTCATCTGTTATTGGTGAATAAAAACGATAATGAAGATCGATAGTATCTATATTTTGGAAGCTACTTTCGATAAAAGGCTTTTCATTTGTTGGACCAGACGTTTTAACAGTAAATAAATAAGGCAAAATACTTATTGATACAAAAATAATTAATATAAATAGAAGAATTCTCTTAATCCATTTGTTCATTATTATCCTCCTCATGTGCTCTCAAAATAGTAGCAATTTTATCTTAATAACTCTGATGTAAGTTGTCTAGCATCATCTAATGGCCCTTCTTAAATATATCATACTCCAAATCATTTAGAGTATTTAACATAAGAAGAGTCTAGAATGATAGAGAACTAGTTTTTCTTTTCTTCATGATTAAGCCAACTGTTAATAAAAACAGCGATATAGACAATTATACTCAACAAAAAATATGAGATTAGGGATACAACTAATCCAG from Carnobacterium iners includes these protein-coding regions:
- a CDS encoding DUF3991 domain-containing protein, which produces MEVLSAETFATKNVENQKKKDFIYTINTVEDTSRIERYLAKRGISTYLTGLFIGLGLISQDDKGNVVFNWLKDQELVGYTLNGVYKYKDQKTGKRKYYKKIGANSELNYGFVFTFGTKNKAENLYIFESEIDLRFFND
- a CDS encoding alpha/beta fold hydrolase, giving the protein MNKWIKRILLFILIIFVSISILPYLFTVKTSGPTNEKPFIESSFQNIDTIDLHYRFYSPITDEAKGKIIMVHGLGGSTFSWRNNVQQLQDEGYLVLTVDLPGFGYSDKSLGTDHSQEARSELLWSLLDTIDLSLAEDTGKLDWTLVGHSMGGGTVSAMAMNRSEDTEKLVLVSGALFDNNPSAIPNLIYYAPIRRAIDVVYSNVILTNTRIESFLSSAYGRNPSKKEVEGYLNALKLSETPSFIPNFLKTTKSKPLEKLEKNKIPILFLTGENDTWVPEEQYKKLKELIPRTKVNVIEGAAHCSMETHPKEFNSLLLDFIEEKD